gtttttgtacaCTACTGGCCTTTTTAGTTTGTATGTAATAATTTCCCGCTCTTTTCCCCCccccactttttaaaaaaactttttttactgaaatgttgGTTCTATTAAAGTGGTTCCAAAAAGTGGCTGTAGCATTTTAATGTCTCTGAATTTGCTTAGTGCGGTCTAATCTAAATTATGCTCACTTCCTCAGATACCCAATACTGAGCAGGTGTTGTCCACACTCTACTGCAGAATTTCAGGGTCAGTTTGTCATCAGTTTTGTGAATGTGAGTGCAACAAACAGActtggcaaacaaaaaaaacaaaccaaaaaactttGTGACAAAAGAACAAGGCTAAAAGATAAGGCGAAGAAATCGATAGGAAATATACTGTGGAAGTAAGATTATACATAGCAGAAGACTTTGCAGCTTTTTCACAATGATCAGCATCCTCCATTTGTTTTTGAGCCTTTTATCTTTGGTAGAAACcctttatataaaaatgtgtttttttttccaacttacTCTCGAGCATAACAGCATCTTCTTCACAGAAGTGTAAGCTTTAATGTGCAGGATTTTTATCTGCCATCATATGAGTGGAATTCTTTCCTCTACTGAATGTAATGATATTCTGGCTTCTAAGCAAGACACATTCCCATTTTCCTAAAAGTgtttgacacatacagtattaataataaattactGAAGTTGTTTGGCAGCTGTCATGGCGCTGTTACGGTTTTATATTTATCCAACAGTGTTTGGGCTATTTGGGAAATTTCTCTATTTTATCACTATAATGGTCAAGTTGTTTTTAACGTTTCTTTCCATGTCCACTGTGCAAATTAATTTCCACTTTCCACTGAACAGTGTGTTTCACCctattcaataaaaaaaaaaaaacgtttccgTGTTGGCTGTTTTTCGCGTCGACGTGAAGGCGTGGCTCCGCCGGTGACGCAATGACGCCGACAGGAAGCCCAGTGGAGGAGTCGCTTTTCAACCTCGCCCCTGTCACTCCTGCTTGCAGCGGTGATGTTTGTGTAGCGACAGCAGCGACAATGCCCGTGCAGAGTCTGCCAGTCCGGGACGCGTCCATACATTTCCGTTTACTACAGCAGTATCTGGTTCTTCTGAAGAAATACCCCATCCTCACCAAATCTGTGACGAGGTCAGTAGCTCCGTTTGTTCACTGACTCTGCAGCCCGGCGCTTGTTTTCTGCCGCGTTTCCTCAGTTGGACAGTCAAGAATGAGAAGTTCTCATTTACTCCAGGAACGACAAGGTCAAACCGTTGCACTTAAGTTTATTTAGTTACTGTTAACACTTCTTATTCTGTTAGTGTGGATCCTTTTGAGCACTTTGTTTACACTGACCGCAGACTGGCCTTTAGTCTCGGCACTCTGGCTTTGGCCAATCAGCATCTGCCTAGAGAACCTCCCCTAACAATTTACcatgacacattttttcatcagAGTGTTATTGCAGCTATTACATATTgatagaggtgtgtgtgtgtgtgtgtgtgtgtgtgtgtgtgtgtgtgtgtgtgtgtgtgtgtgtgtgtgtgtgtgtccttgatATTTTCAGTGGCATCCTCTCGGCTTTAGGAAATCTTCTGTCTCAGATTTTGGAGGCAAGAAAAAAGGCCACAAATGGAGCCCTGGTCAGTGAGATTGACTCAGCTGGAGCTACACGCTATGCCATTTACGGGTGAGACTTtatacagacagaaaactgaGCACTGACATGCTTTTAAGGCTACAAGTAAATGAATGTAATGGTGTGTTCCAGCTAGACTACAGAGTGAGAGACATTGTAAAATGTGTCAGCCCTGGTGCAGCATAATTACTGTCATTGATAGCAAAGTATCTGCAGAGGGAATATACTGTTCCctgttaaaacatttgtttcttaaaattcccctcccctctttcatccatgtattttaattttttttggtagtTATATTATACATCATTGCCTGTTGCAGGTTGTTTATTACAGGACCAGTGAGCCATTACTTCTACCAGCTGATGGAGGTGTGGATGCCCACCACAGACCCGTACTGTATAGTCAAACGACTGCTACTGGATCGGCTTCTTTTTGCCCCCGGCTTTCTGCTCCTTTTCTACTTTGTTATGAACATCCTAGAGGTGGGTCATCTCAGAAACTCTCCCTCCTAATCATCCCGTTAAAGGGGCACTGTGCTGAAGAACCATGAAGTTGGGGGACATACAACAGACggattaaaaaaagagtggCCAAAATTGCCGTAGCTGgggctgagatatcctgacttttagccTCTAGAATGGGTCAGGGTCCGTCCCGATACCCACATTTAAAGTATTTGCGAGTAGTCAAGTGCCCATTTGTGTGATGGATTTCTGGCAGATGCCACAGTGCCCGTTAAGACCTCAAGCGTGTGGAAGTCTTGTCAGAGCTCACTGGGATACACAGTAAAGACATCCCAtcactcacacaaatacaaatactgtacatggcaCAACTGAGCTAAGATGATTTGCAGAAACAAATAAGTAGGGTCGAGAATACATTATTAGAGGTACAGTCAGATGACAGTAAAAAACACTCATTCGGTAAATGAGAGTAGGAATACAGTTGATAAAGTAATTAAGTTAAGACGTAAGAGATGCAACATGATATTATACTGAATGGTTTCTGTTTGATAAAATTTTTAAGGATGGACCCTATTTCTCAAAATCTTTGATGAAAGCATACCATATTTCATAGTTATCTTGACAGTGTCAGATATAAAGTATTATTCTCATCAGTCTCATCACGAAGAACAGGTAATATTACGTTTGGGGGTACGTATTCACTTTGTAGTGTTTGTAAATGAATACAATTATTAATCTTGAATCCAACATATCATAAACTTAAACATATTAATATCTCGATTAATTCTGGTGCTAAAACCAGCCTGTAGCCGCATCACTGCCACCAGCCGGGCTGGTGTGGCGCAGTAGGCTGTGGGGAATTGTGGGATACGATGAGCTCTGAACACTGCTTCGGAGCCGTATTAGGAAAGTGTGTGTCATATGTGGGTAAAGTGTTTTTCCTGGCATGGGACACACTTGCCTACTACCTTGCAATTTTTGAACGTGCACTTAAGTGCTCAAGACCGCAAGTGTGGGTATTCGGAAAGACCCTCAATGTGtgctggatcctacacttcccataatgcatctTGATAGCATTTCTCATTAGACCTTTTCTGCCTGATAAGTGCCCATGTCTTTAAAACGCCATGCAGTTTGTAACACTGGCTTTCTGttataatttgtgttttgttttttttcctcacaggaTGTATAGTCATGGGGAGTACTACACTACTACTGTTCGTATACACACtgattttgatgtgtaaaattggtggtgTGCCACCTCAAATATTATGTACTTCTAATCATGTAATGTTTCAACCTGGATATGGCCATAATATTTAGTCCACTGTCTTCATCTTTTATATGCAATGTTAAACGCATGCTATAAAGTTTCTTGTCTTTATATATAGACAAAGGATGATGTGCAAAGTTGTAATATGGACACAATTATACGGTCATTCCAATCTGTTTTCAGGCTAAAGGGTGGGAAGACTTTGAAAAGAAGATGAGAAGAAGTTACTGGACGGCTTTGAAGATGAATTGGAAAGTTTGGACTCCCTTCCAGTTCATCAATGTCAACTTTGTGCCTGTTCAGGTATTCATTTCAACAGCTTCCTGTTTCTGAAGAAACAACGAATCACACACTGACACCacttgtactgttttttttctctcctctgctgtatGTGCTCGTGTCTGATTTTGCAGTTCAGAGTGCTGTTTGCCAACATGATCGCCTTATTTTGGTATGCCTACCTTGCATCGGTGAGGAAATGATGCGTCTGAAGATttcttcacagaaaacaaatctggaagaaagaaaatcttCTCAGAGGCTTCGTTGCATGCCTGTGAATGCCAGAGAACTCAGATAATTCAACCGGCTGCCTAGCGTacaattttaaactttttcctAATCTGGACAGTAATTTTCACTTAGACCAGGTCTTCTGATTAACTCCTAACAAGCCTGTGCAATGGGGTTAAGCCATTATAACATGCTGCTATGATGTTTTGGAAACTTGACTGTGTTTGTAATAACAGAACTTAATAAGTGTAGTTTGTAATAAATGTATTCTTTTACAGAGCACTGCCAAAATCTCGTAAAATGTTATGATAATTCTTAAATTCTATGACTGAGAGATGCTCTTTTTATAAATTGAAATAATGTTAGTTTTAAATATTCACTgctgaggtttttttgtttcttgttgtgGTCTGTTCAGGGTACAGCTCCACCCCTGAGCTCAAGCAAGCTACAAAAAATGGGAAGAGACATGTCAATTCAAATTCAggactttatttcatttttttacgTTGCCCAGTTACCATAGTTATACCATGTTGTACTCGTCCGTTTCAAATTTTAACAACTAGGCAAACTCTTA
Above is a genomic segment from Xiphias gladius isolate SHS-SW01 ecotype Sanya breed wild chromosome 19, ASM1685928v1, whole genome shotgun sequence containing:
- the pxmp2 gene encoding peroxisomal membrane protein 2 isoform X2, which encodes MPVQSLPVRDASIHFRLLQQYLVLLKKYPILTKSVTSGILSALGNLLSQILEARKKATNGALVSEIDSAGATRYAIYGLFITGPVSHYFYQLMEVWMPTTDPYCIVKRLLLDRLLFAPGFLLLFYFVMNILEAKGWEDFEKKMRRSYWTALKMNWKVWTPFQFINVNFVPVQFRVLFANMIALFWYAYLASVRK
- the pxmp2 gene encoding peroxisomal membrane protein 2 isoform X1, with the protein product MPVQSLPVRDASIHFRLLQQYLVLLKKYPILTKSVTSGILSALGNLLSQILEARKKATNGALVSEIDSAGATRYAIYGLFITGPVSHYFYQLMEVWMPTTDPYCIVKRLLLDRLLFAPGFLLLFYFVMNILEAKGWEDFEKKMRRSYWTALKMNWKVWTPFQFINVNFVPVQSAVCQHDRLILVCLPCIGEEMMRLKISSQKTNLEERKSSQRLRCMPVNARELR